One Pyrus communis chromosome 13, drPyrComm1.1, whole genome shotgun sequence genomic window carries:
- the LOC137713630 gene encoding probable inactive leucine-rich repeat receptor-like protein kinase At3g03770, translating into MGCFRSFLLFCFAWSFLLLGTHQLQSSQTQVLLQLRKHLEYPKQLEIWNNPSLDFCSISSFGQVNITCLDNLVIELRIKGDKIKQSKESGYFNGFPIHSQTLSNSFSLDSFVTTLSRLKSLRVLSLVSLGIWGQLPDKIHRLSSLEHLDLSSNFLFGSIPPRISAMVMLQTFKIDENFLNDTFPDWFDSLSNLTTLSLRNNKLEGTLQGLSSLSSLQVLDLSRNKLNSVLPPMPKGLVMLSISENSFSGQIPVKYGKLSGLQHIDMSHNALIGTPPAAVFSLPNISYLNLGSNLLSGLLSGNLICGSKLNFIDISNNSLTGKLPSCLRNVSEERVVKFGGNCLSIGMQNQHEQAYCKEVISLKKKESGGNNVGILVGVILGLVVLSVLLVLGFIIFCRRYCLRGISEQNLLHKSVQENSADGFSTKLLASARFISQDGKVGIQGLPVCRTFSLEELMEATKNFNSSAFLGEGSYGKLYKGRLYNGTQVAIRCLPLSKKYTIRNVKLRLDLLSKLRHQHLVCLLGHCLDGGGQDDYSPNKVYLVSEYVPNGTFRAHLSGNSPGKVLNWSERLAILISVAKAVHFLHTGIIPGFFCNRLKTNNILLDEHGMAKLSDYGLSILAEETNKSTAKDGLTSWQMKSLEDDAYSFGYILLEALVGSSMPSRREVILQNNMASLNSQDGRKQIVEPAILATCSQESLSIVISIMNNCICPESSRPSFEDILWNLQYAAQVQEETADGDQKI; encoded by the exons ATGGGGTGTTTCAGATCATTTCTGCTATTCTGTTTTGCATGGAGCTTCTTACTTCTAGGCACTCATCAACTCCAATCCTCACAGACCCAAGTGCTTCTGCAGCTCAGAAAGCACTTAGAGTATCCAAAACAACTAGAAATTTGGAACAATCCCAGCTTAGATTTCTGCTCCATTTCTTCATTTGGTCAAGTTAACATTACATGCTTGGACAATCTTGTAATTGAGCTCAGAATCAAGGGTGATAAGATTAAGCAATCCAAAGAAAGCGGCTACTTCAACGGCTTTCCAATCCATAGCCAAACTTTatcaaattctttttctttggatTCTTTTGTCACTACCCTTTCAAGGCTAAAAAGTTTGAGAGTTCTTAGCCTTGTGTCTTTGGGCATTTGGGGTCAACTTCCAGATAAGATTCATAGGCTGTCTTCCCTTGAACATCTGGATTTGAGCTCGAACTTTCTATTCGGTTCAATCCCACCTAGGATTTCCGCAATGGTAATGCTTCAAACTTTTAAAATCGATGAGAATTTCTTAAATGATACTTTCCCTGATTGGTTTGATTCGCTTTCCAATCTTACAACTCTGAGCTTGAGGAACAACAAGTTGGAAGGTACATTGCAAGGTCTTAGTAGCCTAAGCAGTTTACAAGTGCTAGATTTGAGCAGGAACAAATTGAACTCTGTGTTGCCTCCAATGCCGAAAGGGTTGGTCATGCTTTCCATCAGCGAAAACTCCTTCTCCGGCCAGATTCCAGTGAAATATGGCAAGTTAAGTGGACTTCAACACATTGATATGTCACACAATGCACTTATAGGCACACCTCCTGCTGCAGTCTTCTCTTTGCCTAATATTAGTTACTTGAACTTGGGGTCAAATCTGCTGAGTGGCTTGCTTTCAGGCAATCTAATCTGCGGTAGCAAGCTTAATTTCATCGATATATCGAATAATAGTTTGACGGGTAAGTTGCCTTCATGCTTAAGAAACGTATCAGAAGAGAGAGTTGTGAAATTTGGTGGGAATTGTTTGTCCATTGGTATGCAAAACCAGCATGaacaagcatactgcaaggaagTGATCAGCCTGAAGAAGAAAGAGTCCGGAGGGAACAATGTAGGGATCTTGGTGGGAGTGATTCTAGGATTAGTTGTACTTAGTGTGCTTCTGGTTTTAGGGTTTATCATTTTCTGCAGAAGATATTGCCTTCGTGGAATATCGGAGCAGAATTTGCTGCATAAATCAGTGCAGGAAAATTCAGCAGATGGGTTTTCGACCAAGCTTCTAGCAAGTGCAA GATTTATTTCACAAGATGGAAAGGTAGGGATACAAGGCCTCCCCGTGTGCCGGACATTTTCTTTGGAAGAGTTGATGGAAGCTACGAAAAATTTCAACAGCTCTGCCTTTTTGGGTGAAGGTTCCTATGGGAAG CTTTACAAAGGAAGACTATACAATGGGACTCAAGTTGCTATAAGGTGCCTGCCTTTGTCAAAAAAGTACACAATTCGAAATGTTAAACTTCGGTTGGACCTGCTTTCCAAGCTTCGGCACCAGCATTTGGTGTGCCTTTTAGGGCACTGCCTCGATGGTGGTGGACAAGATGATTACAGTCCGAACAAGGTCTATCTTGTGTCTGAGTATGTCCCCAATGGGACATTCCGTGCTCATCTCTCTG GGAATAGTCCTGGAAAGGTTCTCAACTGGTCGGAGAGATTGGCAATTCTAATTAGTGTGGCCAAGGCTGTGCACTTCCTACATACCGGAATTATTCCTGGTTTCTTCTGCAACCGCCTAAAGACGAACAATATCTTGCTCGATGAGCATGGTATGGCAAAATTGAGTGACTATGGACTGTCCATTCTAGCAGAAGAAACCAATAAATCCACG GCAAAAGATGGCCTAACATCATG GCAAATGAAAAGTTTAGAGGACGATGCTTATAGCTTCGGATACATACTACTGGAGGCTCTTGTTGGATCTTCCATGCCTTCTCGAAGAGAAGTAATCCTTCAAAATAATATG GCATCTCTGAATAGCCAGGACGGGCGGAAGCAGATAGTTGAACCGGCTATTCTAGCCACATGCTCACAAGAGTCTCTGTCGATCGTGATCTCTATAATGAACAATTGCATTTGTCCAGAATCGAGCCGTCCATCTTTTGAGGACATCCTTTGGAACTTACAGTACGCAGCTCAAGTGCAGGAAGAAACAGCAGATGGAGACCAAAAGATTTGA
- the LOC137713493 gene encoding uncharacterized protein, whose amino-acid sequence MSQLITRRRGVTNAPPAFSAPTTSAMSAPLIGEPTSLTEATPRASQVPASSTSSVSIQPLSAQRPHRRRRHPKPSDHTSSTSTIEGGGSQPAEKNTKGPNRMLKPTHNVRMSKKMIKIVYDSRHRGAATSQQHSSISTSCSFVLDQKLGHHHGKVVRGMGKVRVREMGASSSRPTTGQVIALTKEVEILKAKIAAQGDKIAAQGEKIAAQGEKIAAQGEKIAAQGEKLSMILRALQMSGLQILMPAPNVAPPSTS is encoded by the exons ATGTCACAGCTGATCACTCGTCGTCGGGGTGTGACCAATGCGCCTcctgcattttcagcacctactACTTCAGCCATGAGTGCTCCATTGATTGGGGAGCCTACATCCCTTACTGAGGCTACTCCTAGGGCATCCCAGGTGCCTGCATCATCGACGTCATCAGTGTCGATTCAGCCGCTCAGTGCACAGCGGCCTCACCGGCGCCGCCGCCATCCGAAGCCTTCTGATCACACTTCCTCGACATCCACAATCGAGGGTGGGGGTTCCCAGCCAG CTGAAAAAAACACTAAGGGGCCTAATCGAATGTTGAAGCCGACACACAACGTACGTATGTCCAAAAAAATGATCAAGATTGTGTATGACTCGCGACATCGTGGAGCGGCTACCTCGCAGCAGCATAGCAGCATCTCTACCAGTTGTAGTTTCGTTCTGGATCAGAAGCTCGGTCATCATCATGGCAAGGTTGTTCGAGGTATGGGGAAGGTGCGGGTTCGTGAGATGGGTGCCTCCTCTTCCAGACCGACCACAGGACAGGTCATTGCCCTGACGAAGGAAGTGGAAATCCTAAAAGCTAAGATTGCGGCCCAGGGTGATAAGATTGCGGCCCAGGGTGAGAAGATTGCGGCCCAGGGCGAGAAGATTGCGGCCCAAGGCGAGAAGATTGCGGCCCAGGGCGAGAAGTTGAGCATGATCTTACGGGCCTTACAGATGTCCGGCCTCCAAATCCTGATGCCAGCACCTAATGTTGCTCCACCTTCAACCTCCTAG
- the LOC137712327 gene encoding F-box protein SKIP23-like — protein MHVVEFQVRRNRLNTKTDVSRFRAVCKLWRSSIPSFEKNLLQLPSEVNIADPDSGYDICGYSFTLVESVVYHLAPPNDDDPQKRGWLINVKQVGLDQKGEQHTHHMLHPLSRLFRGQPKSFPKVFNFMESRVFEVAIMYSLVEYGGEMRGDFKVAASLNLDFPAFMAIDLFGTLYYGELGADVVDCTNFLLKLDDEYRDFQDVIFFKGRFCAVCRDGRAVAVDSCLNTEMIASPLPNIACLDHEKKKKLVESLGELLLVDMYLKGNPSDYTFEIFYAQAHEKQWVKLEAQALDDRILVLGDDGCFSLSMKDFPGVEGRCIYFHEPHHSKSYEFHRLRSILSDIAVYSLDSGRVSRLADFPSSNIIFCPPPTWTWPNMPELSCRRDQGEDSGSRARRRRKIKAVVRCRNGR, from the exons ATGCATGTTGTAGAATTCCAAGTCAG ACGAAACCGCCTCAACACCAAAACCGACGTTTCTAGATTCCGCGCAGTCTGTAAGTTGTGGCGGTCCTCGATTCCTTCCTTCGAGAAGAACCTGCTCCAATTGCCCTCGGAAGTGAACATTGCAGACCCAGACAGCGGCTATGATATTTGCGGATATAGCTTTACCCTCGTCGAGAGTGTAGTCTATCATCTCGCACCTCCCAACGATGATGATCCCCAGAAAAGAGGTTGGTTGATTAATGTCAAACAAGTAGGTCTTGATCAAAAGGGTGAACAACACACTCATCACATGTTGCATCCGCTCTCCCGCTTATTTCGAGGGCAGCCCAAGTCCTTCCCCAAGGTATTCAACTTTATGGAATCTCGGGTATTTGAAGTGGCAATAATGTATAGTCTAGTAGAATATGGTGGGGAGATGCGTGGTGATTTTAAGGTGGCTGCATCCTTGAATCTTGATTTCCCTGCTTTCATGGCAATTGATCTATTCGGAACGTTGTACTACGGAGAGCTAGGTGCTGACGTTGTAGATTGCACCAACTTCCTTCTGAAGTTGGATGACGAATACCGCGATTTTCAAGACGTTATTTTCTTCAAAGGAAGGTTTTGTGCCGTGTGTCGTGACGGGAGAGCAGTGGCGGTTGATTCTTGTCTGAATACGGAAATGATTGCATCTCCATTACCGAATATCGCTTGCCTTGACcacgagaagaagaagaagttggtGGAGTCGTTGGGAGAGCTGCTTTTAGTTGATATGTATTTGAAGGGAAATCCGTCAGACTATACATTCGAGATTTTTTACGCTCAAGCTCACGAGAAGCAATGGGTTAAGCTAGAGGCGCAAGCTCTGGATGATCGAATATTGGTGCTAGGGGATGACGGctgcttctctctttc GATGAAAGATTTCCCTGGAGTGGAAGGGAGATGTATTTATTTCCACGAGCCTCATCATAGCAAGAGTTACGAGTTCCATCGGTTAAGAAGCATATTAAGCGATATTGCAGTGTACAGCTTGGATTCTGGCCGTGTCTCGCGGTTAGCAGATTTTCCGAGTTCGAACATCATCTTTTGCCCACCCCCAACCTGGACGTGGCCTAATATGCCAGAGTTGTCTTGCAGACGTGATCAAGGGGAAGACTCCGGATCAAGggcgaggaggaggaggaagatcaAGGCCGTCGTGAGATGCCGCAATGGGCGTTGA